The Gilliamella apicola genome window below encodes:
- the prmA gene encoding 50S ribosomal protein L11 methyltransferase, translating to MPWIQLRINTTSEFAEEISEQLEQSGAVSITFQDTYDTPVFEPLPGETKLWGNTDVVGLYDAQINTDELKAILNLDQYSYKIEQLEDKDWEREWMDNFHPMQFGQRLWICPSWRDVPDPNAVNVMLDPGLAFGTGTHPTTALCLTWLESLDLKNKLVIDYGCGSGILAIAALKLGAKRVIGIDIDPQAIQASHDNAQRNNVDDKLELYLAKDIPDNLQADVVVANILAGPLKELEPQISKLVKSYGELGLSGILATQSSSVCSAYRIHFDLDPVVEKEEWCRITGKKK from the coding sequence ATGCCTTGGATTCAACTCAGAATTAATACGACTAGCGAATTTGCAGAAGAAATTAGCGAACAATTAGAACAATCTGGTGCAGTATCAATTACATTTCAAGATACCTATGATACTCCAGTTTTTGAGCCCTTACCTGGCGAAACGAAACTTTGGGGAAATACGGATGTTGTGGGTCTTTATGATGCTCAAATTAATACGGATGAATTGAAAGCAATATTAAATCTTGATCAATATTCTTATAAAATTGAACAATTAGAAGATAAAGATTGGGAGCGAGAATGGATGGATAACTTTCATCCTATGCAGTTTGGTCAGCGACTTTGGATTTGCCCAAGTTGGCGTGATGTTCCTGATCCAAATGCAGTTAACGTCATGTTAGACCCTGGCTTAGCGTTTGGTACTGGCACCCATCCAACTACTGCATTATGCTTAACTTGGCTAGAAAGCTTAGATCTGAAAAATAAATTAGTTATTGATTATGGTTGTGGTTCTGGCATTTTAGCTATTGCAGCTTTAAAATTGGGTGCAAAACGCGTTATAGGTATTGATATCGATCCACAGGCAATTCAAGCTAGTCATGACAATGCACAACGTAACAATGTTGATGATAAACTAGAACTTTATTTAGCTAAAGATATTCCTGATAATTTACAAGCAGATGTAGTTGTTGCTAATATCCTTGCAGGTCCTTTAAAAGAACTTGAACCACAAATAAGTAAACTTGTAAAATCCTATGGTGAACTAGGTTTGTCTGGTATTTTGGCTACCCAATCATCAAGTGTTTGTAGTGCTTATCGAATACACTTTGATTTAGATCCTGTTGTTGAAAAAGAAGAATGGTGCCGTATTACTGGTAAAAAAAAGTAA
- the dusB gene encoding tRNA dihydrouridine synthase DusB, whose translation MRNIAALNLLKIGEIKLKNNLIAAPMAGISDKPFRKLCYRYGAGMTVSEMFLANSDVWHTDKSALRMISNDDVGIRAVQIVGSDPDEMAKAAEFNVRHGAQLIDINMGCPAKKINKKLAGSALMQYPELIKKILQKVVGAVDVPVTLKTRTGWNKDHRNCIEIAQIAQDCGIKAITIHGRTRACLFNGVAEYESIKAVKEKITIPVIANGDICTPEQAKEVFQYTQADAIMIGRAAQGRPWIFEEIAFYLSHGQLKKSKSVDEVEQVVLSHLDELYQLYGEYKGLRIARKHVNWYTKDYADSDQFRRLFSVLSNTSEQVKTLIAFFSQIRNNQKS comes from the coding sequence ATGCGTAATATAGCCGCCCTTAATTTGCTAAAAATTGGTGAAATTAAATTAAAAAATAATTTGATTGCTGCACCAATGGCTGGAATCAGCGATAAACCATTTCGAAAATTATGTTATCGATATGGTGCAGGGATGACTGTTTCAGAAATGTTTTTAGCAAATTCGGATGTTTGGCATACAGATAAATCTGCATTGAGAATGATCTCAAATGATGATGTTGGTATTCGTGCAGTACAAATTGTTGGGTCAGATCCTGACGAGATGGCAAAAGCTGCCGAATTTAATGTCAGGCATGGCGCCCAATTGATTGATATCAATATGGGTTGCCCAGCTAAGAAAATTAATAAAAAGTTAGCTGGTTCTGCATTAATGCAGTATCCAGAACTAATAAAAAAAATTTTGCAGAAAGTTGTCGGTGCAGTTGACGTACCGGTGACATTAAAAACGCGGACTGGATGGAATAAAGATCATAGAAATTGCATTGAAATAGCACAAATAGCTCAAGATTGTGGTATAAAGGCTATTACTATTCATGGACGTACCCGTGCTTGCTTATTCAATGGCGTTGCAGAATATGAGTCAATAAAGGCTGTAAAGGAAAAGATTACGATTCCGGTTATTGCTAATGGCGACATTTGTACACCTGAACAAGCAAAAGAAGTTTTTCAATATACGCAAGCTGATGCTATAATGATCGGCCGAGCGGCACAGGGTCGGCCTTGGATATTTGAAGAAATTGCATTCTATTTATCACATGGACAGTTAAAAAAAAGTAAAAGTGTTGATGAAGTGGAGCAAGTTGTTTTATCACACCTTGATGAGCTTTATCAACTTTACGGAGAATATAAAGGATTAAGGATTGCCAGAAAGCATGTAAATTGGTATACCAAGGATTATGCTGATAGCGATCAATTCAGGCGCTTATTTAGTGTACTTAGCAATACAAGTGAGCAAGTTAAAACACTAATAGCATTTTTTAGTCAAATTAGAAACAACCAAAAGAGTTAA
- the fis gene encoding DNA-binding transcriptional regulator Fis: protein MSEQRVTAAALKFTTVNSQDQITQKPLRDSVKQALKNYLSQLNGEDPNDLYELVLAEVEHPFLDMVMQYTRGNQTRAANMLGINRGTLRKKLKQYGMS from the coding sequence ATGTCAGAACAACGCGTTACAGCTGCAGCACTTAAATTTACAACTGTAAATTCGCAGGACCAAATAACACAAAAGCCTTTGCGAGATTCAGTAAAGCAAGCTTTGAAAAACTATTTATCTCAATTAAATGGTGAAGATCCTAATGATCTGTATGAATTAGTGTTAGCTGAAGTTGAACACCCCTTCCTTGATATGGTTATGCAATATACACGCGGTAATCAAACTCGCGCAGCAAACATGCTTGGCATTAACCGTGGCACGCTTCGCAAAAAATTAAAACAGTATGGGATGAGTTAA
- the rbsR gene encoding ribose operon transcriptional repressor RbsR, which produces MATMKDVANLAKVSTSTVSHVINNDRYVSPTVREKVELAINQLNYTPCAIARSLKSNKTYTIGMLVTTSNNPFFSEVVQGVERSCYELGYNLILCSTEGDPKRMLNSIEHLLQKRVDGLLVMCTESHSSLKQIFTRYPKLPIVMVDWTPLMDMCDIIQDNSYYGAIIATQYLIEKNYKDIACITGPLNNTQAQLRLQGYRKAMHDANLIIHNGYEVQGDFQFASGIVAMQYLLALAKPPKAVFCSNDAMAIGVYQALYQHGLEAGKDIAIVGYDDIEIAQYMTPPLTTIHQPKKELGKLAIEMLLHRFHNPKEPLHKLSLKPILIERLSA; this is translated from the coding sequence TTGGCTACTATGAAAGATGTCGCAAATCTTGCGAAAGTTTCAACATCTACTGTTTCTCATGTAATTAATAATGATCGGTATGTAAGCCCTACTGTACGTGAAAAAGTTGAATTAGCGATAAATCAACTAAACTATACTCCTTGCGCAATTGCGCGTAGTTTAAAGAGTAATAAAACCTATACTATAGGCATGTTAGTTACAACCAGTAATAACCCTTTTTTTTCCGAAGTAGTTCAAGGTGTTGAACGAAGTTGTTATGAACTGGGATATAACTTGATTTTATGTAGTACCGAAGGTGATCCTAAACGCATGCTCAATAGCATTGAACATTTATTACAAAAACGCGTTGATGGTTTGTTAGTCATGTGCACTGAAAGCCATTCTAGTCTAAAACAGATATTTACACGTTATCCAAAACTGCCTATTGTTATGGTGGATTGGACACCATTAATGGATATGTGTGACATTATTCAGGATAACTCTTATTATGGTGCAATAATAGCGACTCAATATTTAATTGAAAAAAACTATAAGGATATTGCTTGTATTACTGGTCCTTTAAATAATACTCAAGCACAATTACGTCTGCAAGGTTATCGTAAAGCAATGCATGATGCTAATTTAATCATACATAATGGTTATGAAGTTCAAGGTGATTTTCAATTTGCATCAGGTATTGTTGCGATGCAATATTTATTAGCGTTGGCTAAACCTCCAAAAGCCGTATTTTGCTCTAATGATGCTATGGCGATAGGTGTTTATCAAGCTCTTTACCAACATGGGCTTGAAGCTGGAAAAGATATTGCAATTGTTGGTTATGATGATATTGAAATCGCACAATATATGACGCCACCTTTAACTACTATTCATCAACCCAAAAAAGAGCTAGGGAAATTAGCCATTGAGATGTTATTACATCGATTTCATAATCCTAAAGAGCCATTACATAAACTGTCTTTAAAACCAATATTGATTGAACGCTTATCCGCTTAG
- the rbsK gene encoding ribokinase, with protein MSGKKLIVLGSVNVDHILNVNEFPKPGETLAGKNYQISFGGKGANQAVAAGRLGASIQFIAAVGDDELGKKIHQQLKRDGIDTRSVATIKNENTGVALILVNAQGENQIAIYAGANAMVTPDYLREFENDIIQADAILMQLETPLATIEQSAKIAKQHNTQVILNPAPAQKLSDDLLNNIDIITPNETEAEHLTGIKIVTEQDAQTASDILHNKGIKIVIITLGSKGAWVSDSGKGELIGGFKVKAIDTIGAGDTFNGMLVTALLEGKSLSQAIKYAHAAGALSVTKIGAQTSVPTRTEVDNFIKLHNQ; from the coding sequence ATGAGTGGTAAAAAATTAATAGTACTGGGTAGTGTTAATGTCGATCATATATTAAATGTTAATGAATTTCCAAAACCAGGTGAAACATTAGCTGGTAAAAATTATCAAATTTCATTTGGAGGTAAAGGCGCCAACCAAGCTGTAGCTGCTGGTCGTTTAGGTGCTAGTATACAGTTCATTGCTGCAGTTGGTGATGATGAATTAGGGAAAAAAATACATCAACAATTGAAGAGAGATGGTATCGATACTCGTTCTGTTGCAACAATCAAAAATGAAAATACAGGTGTTGCACTCATTTTAGTTAATGCACAAGGCGAGAATCAAATTGCGATTTATGCTGGTGCCAATGCTATGGTTACGCCCGATTATTTACGTGAATTTGAAAATGATATTATACAGGCAGATGCAATTTTAATGCAGCTTGAAACACCTTTAGCTACCATAGAGCAATCAGCTAAAATAGCCAAACAACATAATACTCAAGTGATTTTAAATCCTGCACCTGCACAGAAGTTATCGGATGATTTGCTTAATAATATTGATATTATTACGCCAAATGAAACTGAAGCTGAACATTTGACAGGTATAAAAATTGTCACTGAACAAGATGCCCAAACTGCATCGGATATTTTACATAATAAAGGAATAAAAATCGTCATAATCACGTTAGGTAGTAAAGGTGCATGGGTAAGCGATTCAGGCAAAGGAGAGCTTATTGGAGGCTTTAAAGTAAAAGCTATTGATACTATTGGTGCTGGTGATACCTTTAATGGTATGTTAGTGACGGCATTATTAGAGGGCAAATCCTTGAGCCAAGCTATCAAGTATGCTCATGCAGCAGGGGCGCTATCGGTAACTAAAATTGGAGCACAAACATCTGTACCAACACGTACTGAAGTCGACAATTTTATTAAATTACATAATCAATAA
- the rbsB gene encoding ribose ABC transporter substrate-binding protein RbsB produces the protein MKFKKFITAISMATLSLSVSFQASAKENLALVVSTLNNPFFVTLKDGAVQKANELGYDLVVLDSQNNPAKELANVEDTIIKGAKVILINPTDSDAVGNAVLAANKAGIPVITLDRAAGKGEVISHIASDNVAGGKMAGDFIFEKLGAGAKIVQLQGIVGTSASRERGEGFVQSTQTNKLTILTAQPADFDRAKGMNVMQNLLTAYPTLQAVFAENDEMALGAVRAIQTAGRNDILVVGFDGTQDGVKSVERGKMAATVAQQPEKIGSMGIEVADKVVKGEKVEQNIPVELKLITK, from the coding sequence ATGAAATTTAAAAAATTTATTACCGCAATTTCAATGGCAACTTTAAGTTTAAGTGTTAGTTTTCAAGCTTCAGCGAAAGAAAATCTTGCCTTAGTTGTTTCAACACTTAATAATCCTTTTTTCGTAACGCTTAAAGATGGTGCGGTACAAAAGGCTAATGAACTAGGTTATGACTTAGTGGTACTTGATTCGCAAAATAACCCAGCAAAAGAGCTGGCGAATGTTGAAGATACTATCATAAAAGGAGCTAAAGTCATTTTAATTAATCCAACCGATTCAGATGCGGTAGGTAATGCAGTTTTGGCCGCTAATAAAGCCGGAATACCAGTAATTACTCTTGATAGAGCAGCAGGGAAAGGTGAGGTTATTAGCCATATTGCATCTGATAATGTTGCTGGCGGTAAAATGGCAGGAGACTTTATTTTTGAAAAGCTGGGTGCTGGTGCAAAAATAGTACAACTTCAAGGTATTGTGGGGACATCCGCATCTCGTGAACGTGGAGAAGGGTTTGTCCAATCAACGCAAACAAATAAATTAACTATTTTAACTGCTCAGCCAGCTGATTTTGATCGTGCCAAAGGTATGAATGTCATGCAGAACTTACTTACTGCTTACCCAACATTACAAGCTGTATTTGCAGAAAATGATGAAATGGCATTGGGTGCTGTACGTGCAATTCAAACCGCAGGGCGTAATGATATTTTAGTTGTTGGTTTTGATGGCACACAAGATGGAGTTAAATCTGTTGAACGAGGTAAAATGGCAGCAACTGTTGCACAACAACCAGAAAAAATAGGTTCAATGGGTATTGAAGTCGCTGATAAAGTGGTAAAAGGTGAAAAAGTTGAACAAAATATTCCTGTAGAATTAAAATTAATAACTAAATAA
- the rbsC gene encoding ribose ABC transporter permease, whose amino-acid sequence MLQNKTLKNFLIEQKSLLTLLVLIAIVSCLSDNFFTLNNFFNILQQTSINAIIAVGMTLVILTSGIDLTVGSTFALAGAIAASLVGSDFSPFVAIGISLALGALLGAFSGLIIAKGKIQAFIATLVMMLILRGVTQVYTKGSPISTGMNDNSELFEWFAFGRIFAIPVPIIIMTIVFIGAWYLLKYTRLGRYIYALGGNEAATKLSGINVDRVKITVYALSGLLCALASTIEVARLSSAQPTAGTGYEMDAIAAVVLGGTSMSGGKGKIIGTLIGALILGFLNNGLNMLGVDAYYQMIVKGVVILLAVLVDKKTNK is encoded by the coding sequence ATGTTGCAAAATAAAACGTTAAAGAATTTTCTAATTGAGCAAAAATCATTATTAACATTACTGGTTTTAATTGCAATTGTTTCATGCTTAAGTGATAACTTTTTTACTTTGAATAACTTTTTTAATATTTTACAGCAAACATCCATTAACGCGATCATTGCGGTAGGCATGACCTTGGTAATTTTAACATCCGGTATAGACCTAACTGTAGGCTCTACCTTCGCTTTAGCAGGTGCTATTGCGGCTTCTTTAGTTGGTTCGGATTTCTCCCCTTTTGTTGCGATAGGTATATCACTAGCACTAGGAGCTTTATTAGGTGCTTTTTCTGGTCTGATCATTGCAAAAGGTAAAATACAAGCATTTATTGCTACGCTAGTGATGATGCTCATTCTACGCGGTGTAACGCAGGTTTACACTAAAGGTAGTCCAATATCGACTGGTATGAATGATAATTCTGAACTTTTCGAGTGGTTTGCTTTCGGTCGGATTTTTGCTATTCCTGTGCCAATTATTATTATGACAATAGTATTTATTGGTGCATGGTACTTATTAAAATATACCCGTTTAGGTCGTTATATTTATGCTTTAGGAGGCAATGAAGCTGCCACAAAACTTTCAGGTATTAATGTTGATCGGGTCAAAATTACGGTTTATGCACTTAGCGGACTACTTTGTGCACTAGCTAGTACTATTGAAGTTGCAAGACTATCATCGGCACAACCTACTGCCGGTACTGGTTATGAAATGGATGCGATTGCCGCGGTTGTACTTGGTGGCACTAGCATGTCAGGTGGTAAAGGTAAAATTATAGGTACATTAATTGGTGCATTAATATTAGGTTTTTTAAATAACGGTCTCAATATGTTAGGTGTTGATGCATATTATCAAATGATCGTAAAAGGTGTGGTGATTTTATTGGCTGTGTTAGTTGATAAAAAAACCAATAAATAG
- the rbsA gene encoding ribose ABC transporter ATP-binding protein RbsA: MHDNLLQLINIHKSFPGVKALTGANLNVRAGRVMALIGENGAGKSTLMKVLTGIYSKDDGEIIYLGNKVNFKGPKSSQEAGIGIIHQELNLIPQLTIAENIFLGREFTNKFGCIDWKKTYDQADKLLAELHLTYDSRKLISELSIGEQQMVEIAKVLSFNSKVIIMDEPTDALTETETASLFEVIRKLKQQNCGIVYISHRLKEIFEICDDVTVLRDGQFIGEKTVAELDENSLIEMMVGRKLEEQYPRISKERGGITLQVKNLSGAGVNNISFKLHEGEILGVSGLMGAGRTELMKMIYGANPAKSGSIILKGKTIKTNSPSDGLNHGIVYISEDRKRDGLILGMSVKDNMSLNALNYFVNQFGKLQLKNEQKSVDDFVGLFNIKTPSINQIIGLLSGGNQQKVAIAKGLMMRPSILILDEPTRGVDVGAKKEIYQLINQFKQQGLSVILVSSDMPEVLGMSDRILVIYEGTVTGEFSIRDATQEKLMAAAVGKAQEKVNVAK; the protein is encoded by the coding sequence ATGCACGATAATTTATTACAACTTATTAATATTCATAAATCATTCCCCGGCGTAAAAGCATTAACAGGTGCAAATCTAAATGTCCGAGCAGGTCGAGTAATGGCTTTGATCGGTGAAAATGGTGCCGGAAAATCAACCCTAATGAAAGTGTTAACTGGAATATACTCAAAGGATGATGGTGAAATTATTTACTTAGGTAACAAAGTAAACTTTAAAGGACCAAAATCATCACAAGAAGCAGGTATCGGTATCATTCATCAAGAGTTAAATTTAATACCACAACTTACTATTGCCGAAAATATATTTTTAGGTCGAGAGTTTACTAATAAATTTGGCTGTATAGATTGGAAAAAAACCTATGACCAAGCTGACAAATTATTAGCCGAACTACATTTAACTTATGATAGTCGTAAGCTTATCAGTGAATTGTCGATAGGTGAGCAGCAGATGGTTGAAATAGCCAAAGTTCTTAGCTTTAATTCCAAAGTTATTATCATGGACGAACCTACTGATGCACTTACCGAAACTGAAACAGCATCATTATTTGAAGTTATTCGCAAATTAAAACAGCAAAATTGTGGAATTGTTTATATTTCTCATCGATTAAAAGAAATTTTTGAAATTTGTGATGATGTTACCGTTTTACGTGATGGACAATTTATTGGGGAAAAGACAGTTGCAGAACTAGATGAAAACTCTCTTATTGAAATGATGGTAGGACGAAAACTTGAAGAACAATATCCTCGCATCAGTAAAGAACGTGGAGGCATAACGCTGCAAGTTAAAAATCTTAGCGGGGCAGGTGTAAACAATATAAGTTTTAAACTTCATGAAGGCGAGATCCTTGGTGTTTCTGGTTTAATGGGTGCTGGGCGGACTGAATTAATGAAAATGATTTATGGTGCCAATCCTGCAAAATCTGGTTCTATTATACTTAAAGGTAAAACAATAAAAACGAATTCGCCATCAGATGGATTAAACCACGGCATTGTCTATATTTCTGAAGACCGAAAACGAGACGGACTTATTTTAGGGATGTCCGTTAAGGACAATATGTCACTAAATGCATTAAACTATTTTGTTAATCAGTTTGGCAAATTACAACTTAAAAATGAGCAAAAATCTGTTGACGATTTTGTTGGTCTATTTAATATCAAAACTCCCTCAATTAATCAAATTATTGGGCTCTTATCAGGTGGTAATCAACAAAAAGTTGCTATTGCTAAAGGGTTAATGATGCGACCAAGTATCTTAATATTAGATGAACCAACGCGAGGGGTCGATGTAGGCGCTAAAAAAGAGATATACCAACTAATAAATCAATTTAAACAGCAAGGTTTGAGCGTCATCTTGGTTTCATCTGATATGCCTGAAGTATTAGGTATGAGCGATAGAATTTTAGTTATTTACGAAGGCACCGTGACTGGTGAATTTTCAATTCGTGACGCAACACAAGAAAAACTTATGGCAGCAGCCGTTGGCAAAGCACAGGAGAAAGTCAATGTTGCAAAATAA
- the rbsD gene encoding D-ribose pyranase, protein MRKGQLFNSDICQILSKMGHTDQIAIGDAGLPIPDTTSRIDLALTYGIPSFMQVFELISHDMQIERIILATEIKEKNPQILGRILERISQLEQIQNNEIEITFFPHEMLKKQTYNCKAVIRTGECTPFANIILQSGVIF, encoded by the coding sequence ATGCGCAAAGGCCAACTATTTAATTCTGATATTTGCCAGATACTATCTAAAATGGGTCATACCGATCAAATCGCAATTGGAGATGCAGGCTTACCTATTCCTGATACAACATCACGAATTGATTTGGCATTAACTTATGGTATTCCATCATTTATGCAAGTTTTCGAATTAATTTCACACGATATGCAAATTGAAAGAATAATACTTGCGACAGAAATCAAAGAAAAAAATCCTCAAATTCTGGGGAGAATTTTAGAACGAATTAGTCAACTTGAACAAATTCAGAACAATGAAATTGAAATTACTTTCTTTCCTCATGAAATGCTAAAAAAACAAACATATAATTGCAAAGCAGTTATACGAACGGGAGAGTGTACGCCATTTGCAAATATTATTTTGCAATCAGGAGTCATTTTTTAA
- a CDS encoding YebC/PmpR family DNA-binding transcriptional regulator codes for MAGHSKWANTKHRKAAQDAKRGKIFTKIIRELVTAAKLGGGDPASNPRLRAAMDKALSNNMTRDTMNRAIARGVGGEDDTNMETIIYEGYGPAGTAVMVECLSDNRNRTVSEVRHAFTKTGGNLGTDGSVSYLFTKKGVISYPAGTDEDQVMDAALEAGADDVVTYDDGAIDVFTTPESFGEVKDALDAAGLVSEAAEVSMIPATKVDLDIESAPKLLRLIDMLEDCDDVQEVYHNGEVSDEVAATL; via the coding sequence ATGGCAGGTCATAGTAAATGGGCCAATACCAAACACCGCAAAGCAGCACAAGATGCAAAACGCGGTAAAATCTTTACCAAAATTATTCGCGAACTTGTAACTGCAGCTAAACTTGGTGGTGGCGATCCAGCGTCTAACCCTCGTCTACGTGCTGCTATGGACAAAGCATTATCGAACAACATGACTCGAGATACCATGAATAGAGCAATTGCTCGTGGTGTTGGTGGTGAAGATGATACAAACATGGAAACTATCATCTATGAAGGTTATGGACCAGCAGGTACTGCGGTGATGGTTGAATGCTTAAGTGACAATCGTAATCGTACTGTTTCTGAAGTTCGTCATGCTTTTACAAAAACTGGCGGTAATTTAGGTACTGATGGTTCAGTCTCATATTTATTCACGAAAAAAGGTGTTATCTCATACCCAGCAGGTACTGATGAAGATCAAGTAATGGATGCAGCGCTTGAAGCTGGTGCTGATGATGTCGTAACTTATGACGATGGTGCAATTGATGTATTTACTACACCAGAATCATTTGGTGAAGTTAAAGATGCTCTTGATGCAGCTGGTTTAGTGTCAGAAGCAGCAGAAGTATCGATGATCCCAGCAACTAAAGTTGATCTTGATATTGAATCTGCACCTAAATTACTTCGTCTTATTGATATGCTTGAAGATTGTGATGATGTTCAAGAAGTTTATCATAATGGTGAAGTTTCTGACGAGGTTGCAGCAACGCTCTAA
- the ruvC gene encoding crossover junction endodeoxyribonuclease RuvC produces the protein MAIILGIDPGSRLTGYGVIRQTGRQLTYLGSGCIRTAVDDLPTRLKRIYAGVSEIILQFQPDMFAIEQVFMARNADSALKLGQARGSAIVAAVNNNLPVFEYAARLVKQSVVGTGAAEKTQVQHMVKLLLKLPISPQADAADALAIAITHAHMNQQLIKSYK, from the coding sequence ATGGCCATTATTCTTGGCATCGATCCAGGCTCTCGTTTGACAGGTTACGGAGTAATTCGTCAAACGGGACGACAACTTACTTACCTTGGCAGCGGATGTATTCGTACTGCAGTTGATGATCTACCTACCCGTTTAAAACGCATATATGCAGGTGTGAGTGAAATTATTTTACAATTTCAACCAGATATGTTTGCTATTGAACAAGTATTTATGGCACGTAATGCCGATTCTGCATTAAAATTAGGTCAAGCAAGAGGTTCAGCAATTGTCGCAGCAGTAAATAATAACCTACCTGTTTTTGAATATGCAGCACGCTTAGTCAAACAAAGTGTAGTTGGGACTGGCGCTGCTGAAAAAACACAAGTACAACATATGGTTAAATTATTATTAAAATTGCCCATAAGCCCTCAAGCCGATGCAGCAGACGCATTAGCTATAGCCATTACGCATGCCCATATGAATCAACAATTAATTAAATCATATAAATAA